The following proteins are encoded in a genomic region of Corynebacterium atypicum:
- a CDS encoding TetR/AcrR family transcriptional regulator: MRTDARRRRFNIIRAACRLWRQLPAEEVTLTRVAREAEVGIATVYRNFADRRELSIAAATYLLERAVELQAGALARFDTDPRGSWEGFVRQLVSMGLGTLVPALAPQHLADLPEGLAAIRRQARTNMEALLARAAASGLIGAQVSADEFVSWLTIASRPPVPAVAELNPQANDELIELILEHGRLTAGNATS, from the coding sequence ATGAGGACGGACGCCCGCAGGCGGCGCTTCAACATCATCCGCGCCGCCTGCCGCCTCTGGCGTCAGCTGCCGGCAGAGGAAGTCACCCTGACCCGGGTGGCGCGCGAGGCCGAGGTAGGCATCGCCACCGTCTACCGCAACTTCGCCGACCGCAGAGAGCTCTCCATCGCCGCAGCGACTTACCTGCTCGAACGGGCTGTCGAGCTACAGGCGGGCGCCCTCGCCCGCTTCGATACCGATCCCCGCGGCTCCTGGGAGGGCTTCGTGCGCCAGCTCGTCTCCATGGGTCTGGGCACGCTGGTTCCCGCGCTCGCCCCGCAGCACCTCGCCGACCTACCCGAAGGCCTGGCGGCCATCCGCCGCCAGGCCCGGACCAACATGGAGGCGCTCCTGGCGCGGGCTGCCGCCAGCGGCCTGATCGGCGCGCAGGTGAGCGCGGACGAGTTCGTCTCCTGGCTGACCATAGCCTCGCGCCCGCCGGTTCCGGCCGTAGCCGAGCTCAACCCGCAGGCCAACGACGAGCTCATCGAGCTCATCTTGGAACACGGGCGGCTGACCGCCGGGAACGCGACCTCCTAG
- a CDS encoding YhgE/Pip domain-containing protein, with the protein MPPALLHIGSELRRFGHGFLPRIALVTVVCLPLIFGGLFVWSYFDPIGNLNKLPVALVNSDEGATGPDGQAVRAGDTVVAELTQQSPLDFRTVSAQEALDGVVRGDYYFAVEIPRDFSAAATSVTSDDPRSTTLNVAFNNVNGFIPTVLGNAATQVMVDAVSEVVGTRIADQMLVGFSTIGHGMDEAADGAGRLHEGAGRAHEGAGKLDDGARTLSENLAKTAEGAGELQSGAHTLHEGIGTAQSGAHRLADGVKKLDEATAKLGAGASQISGGVDQIAGVADQVTAAGEQALAPLVSASAQLRASGLPGTMQLADQIDQAVRGVADGGATAELTGNVHQLRDGARELAAQLSDPVSQYRQGIAQAAQGSQELANGLDRLEDGSARLSVGADKLADATSKLSAGSRQLTVGAGALRDGLVQLDEGSGTLALKISEGAGKVPRQEGENRQKAAHAAGGPVGKKLVAQDLTPFGVGLAPFFISLALFVGCTIMFMVLRPVQKRALDSGVSPFRAVVASYLPALTVGVSQATLIWVVLQGLIGLHAAHPIGLWVAMCGVSAVFVAVTQAINAVVGATAGRVVCLMFMALQLVSSGGLYPPETQPAFIQHVHTWDPMRFSVDLFRELIVGTDVPGAQAVNQRPAQAVAVLAVVLAASWALSSVSAWRGQVILHKDLHPELSL; encoded by the coding sequence ATGCCGCCAGCACTGCTTCATATCGGCTCCGAGCTGCGCCGCTTTGGCCACGGGTTTCTTCCCCGGATCGCGCTTGTGACCGTGGTATGCCTGCCGTTGATTTTCGGCGGGCTGTTCGTGTGGTCCTACTTCGACCCGATCGGCAACCTCAACAAGCTGCCGGTGGCGCTCGTGAACTCGGACGAGGGCGCGACCGGGCCAGACGGCCAGGCCGTGCGCGCCGGCGACACGGTGGTGGCCGAGCTTACCCAGCAGTCTCCGTTGGATTTCCGCACCGTCTCCGCCCAAGAGGCGCTCGACGGGGTGGTGCGCGGCGACTACTACTTCGCCGTGGAGATTCCGCGCGATTTCTCGGCCGCCGCCACCAGCGTGACCTCGGACGACCCCCGTTCGACCACGCTCAACGTGGCCTTTAACAACGTCAACGGCTTTATCCCCACGGTGCTGGGCAACGCGGCGACCCAGGTGATGGTCGACGCCGTCAGCGAGGTGGTGGGCACCCGGATCGCAGATCAGATGCTCGTCGGGTTTTCTACCATCGGCCACGGCATGGATGAGGCCGCCGACGGGGCCGGCAGGCTGCACGAGGGTGCCGGCAGGGCCCACGAGGGCGCCGGCAAGCTTGACGACGGCGCGCGCACGCTCAGCGAGAACCTCGCCAAGACCGCCGAGGGCGCAGGCGAGCTGCAGTCCGGCGCCCACACGCTGCACGAGGGGATCGGCACCGCGCAGTCCGGCGCCCACCGGCTCGCCGACGGCGTCAAAAAGCTCGACGAGGCCACCGCGAAGCTCGGCGCGGGGGCCAGCCAGATCTCCGGGGGCGTCGACCAGATCGCCGGGGTGGCTGATCAGGTGACCGCCGCCGGCGAGCAGGCGCTGGCCCCGTTGGTGTCGGCCTCGGCGCAGCTGCGCGCCTCCGGGCTGCCCGGGACGATGCAGCTTGCCGATCAGATCGACCAGGCCGTTCGCGGCGTCGCCGACGGCGGCGCGACCGCGGAGCTCACCGGTAATGTGCACCAGCTTCGCGACGGCGCTCGCGAGCTCGCCGCGCAGCTCTCCGACCCGGTGAGCCAGTACCGGCAGGGTATTGCGCAGGCCGCCCAGGGCTCCCAGGAACTGGCCAACGGGCTCGACCGGCTCGAGGACGGCTCGGCGCGGTTGAGCGTGGGCGCCGACAAGCTTGCCGACGCGACGAGCAAGCTCTCCGCCGGTTCCCGGCAACTGACCGTGGGCGCCGGCGCCCTGCGCGACGGCTTGGTGCAACTCGACGAGGGCTCCGGGACGCTGGCGCTCAAGATCTCCGAGGGCGCAGGCAAGGTGCCGCGCCAGGAGGGAGAAAACCGGCAGAAGGCGGCTCACGCCGCCGGCGGGCCTGTGGGCAAGAAGCTTGTCGCCCAGGACCTCACCCCCTTCGGGGTGGGCCTGGCTCCGTTTTTCATCTCGCTTGCCCTCTTCGTCGGGTGCACCATCATGTTCATGGTGTTGCGGCCGGTTCAAAAGCGGGCGCTGGATTCCGGGGTCAGCCCCTTCCGGGCGGTCGTGGCCAGCTACCTGCCGGCGCTGACGGTGGGGGTGAGCCAGGCGACGCTCATCTGGGTGGTCCTTCAGGGGCTGATCGGTCTTCATGCGGCGCACCCGATCGGGCTGTGGGTGGCCATGTGCGGGGTCTCCGCGGTCTTCGTGGCAGTCACCCAGGCCATCAACGCGGTGGTCGGCGCCACGGCGGGGCGGGTAGTCTGCCTGATGTTTATGGCGCTCCAGCTCGTCTCCTCGGGCGGGCTCTATCCCCCGGAGACCCAGCCGGCGTTCATCCAGCATGTGCACACCTGGGACCCCATGCGGTTTAGCGTGGATCTCTTCCGCGAGCTCATCGTGGGTACTGACGTTCCCGGCGCGCAGGCGGTGAACCAGCGTCCGGCCCAGGCGGTGGCGGTGCTCGCGGTGGTCCTCGCTGCCTCGTGGGCGCTCTCCTCGGTTTCCGCGTGGCGCGGGCAGGTGATCCTGCATAAGGACCTGCATCCGGAGCTTTCGCTGTGA
- a CDS encoding TetR/AcrR family transcriptional regulator, whose amino-acid sequence MNQPAKRLGRPKTPLLSRSKIVAAALTIVREEGVAKLTMNHLAGRLEVAPSALYNYISGKSDLYNDIQDEIFARIDTSGLRAITELPLGTSREEVRWRLRRGLETWAWSYRSLFEDDPQLVAFIGTLPIKNSPKTLRMYDEVVRALRHVGIPDIEIPAPVMALQSFIFGAGVDLNAPEEEVNRDLDNSDVPALKRALVLFIDEALRQEAVCDRSQDGEAVAEETERAPGGGPVGRGQADSTLDPLHWRTGSNPYAHITFAWGLAALIDRIMLLWEKSTG is encoded by the coding sequence GTGAATCAACCCGCGAAGCGACTCGGGCGCCCGAAGACACCGCTGCTTAGCCGCAGCAAGATTGTCGCGGCGGCCCTCACGATCGTGCGGGAGGAGGGCGTGGCCAAGCTGACCATGAATCACCTGGCCGGACGACTCGAGGTGGCGCCGTCGGCCCTGTACAACTACATCTCGGGCAAGTCGGATCTGTACAACGACATCCAAGACGAAATTTTCGCCCGCATTGATACGTCAGGCTTACGCGCTATCACCGAGCTGCCGCTGGGAACCTCGCGCGAGGAGGTGCGCTGGCGGCTGCGCCGGGGCCTAGAAACTTGGGCTTGGTCCTATCGCAGCCTTTTCGAGGACGATCCGCAGCTTGTCGCCTTCATCGGCACGCTGCCGATCAAGAACTCCCCGAAGACCCTGCGCATGTATGACGAGGTGGTTCGCGCGCTGCGTCACGTAGGTATCCCGGATATTGAGATTCCGGCTCCCGTCATGGCCTTGCAGAGCTTCATCTTTGGCGCCGGTGTCGACCTCAACGCCCCCGAAGAGGAGGTCAACCGAGACCTCGACAACAGTGATGTGCCTGCGCTGAAGAGGGCACTGGTGCTATTTATTGACGAAGCGCTCCGCCAGGAGGCTGTTTGCGACCGCTCCCAGGACGGCGAAGCTGTGGCCGAGGAGACCGAACGCGCACCGGGCGGCGGGCCGGTGGGCCGCGGCCAGGCGGACAGCACGCTCGATCCCCTGCACTGGCGCACCGGAAGTAACCCGTATGCCCACATCACCTTCGCGTGGGGGCTTGCCGCCCTCATCGACCGCATTATGTTGCTTTGGGAAAAATCCACCGGATAA
- a CDS encoding TetR/AcrR family transcriptional regulator, which produces MTSTEDRTPGRPYPPRLDGELIVQAALELVRREGLAALTMAQLARQLEVAPSALYNHISGKDELLTRVQDEIYSGIDTSGFDRLFELAAGPAADEKIGEALAQGLKSGRGPTARRSAETSSSSHWWARCRRGGRRKRAICTSASPARLPWRGCRPGTSCRPSSRSKTS; this is translated from the coding sequence ATGACGAGCACCGAAGACCGCACGCCGGGGCGCCCTTACCCGCCCCGGCTCGACGGCGAGTTGATCGTACAGGCGGCGTTAGAGCTCGTGCGGCGCGAGGGGCTGGCAGCATTGACTATGGCCCAGCTGGCCCGCCAGCTCGAGGTTGCCCCCTCCGCGTTGTATAACCACATCAGCGGCAAGGACGAGCTGTTGACCCGGGTGCAAGACGAGATCTACTCGGGCATCGACACCTCGGGATTTGATCGGCTTTTCGAGCTCGCAGCCGGCCCGGCCGCCGACGAAAAGATCGGCGAAGCCCTCGCCCAGGGCCTAAAATCTGGGCGCGGTCCTACCGCGAGGCGCTCGGCAGAAACGTCGAGCTCCTCTCACTGGTGGGCACGATGCCGGCGGGGAGGTCGCCGCAAACGCGCTATATGTACGAGCGCGTCGCCTGCGCGCTTGCCCTGGCGGGGGTGCCGGCCGGGGACATCGTGCCGGCCATCGTCGCGCTCGAAAACCTCGTGA
- the ypfJ gene encoding KPN_02809 family neutral zinc metallopeptidase codes for MTFRGDLTRSTDRVSTSSGGGRRGGIAVGGGLGGLVLVGLFLLLGGDPTDLSLGGDPGQAGPGQAQESYTLDHCQTGADANTHDDCRVLYTAHSVDAVWEKILPQQAGIDYQLPGVEIFRDTVQTRCGFASAQTGPFYCPADSSLYLDVSFFEQLGRLGGTNAPLAQEYIVAHEFGHHIQHLEGTLGLSDYNDPGAQSNAVKIELQADCYGGIWAHYADAENGGDLEPISPEQLASAVDTAGAVGDDNIQRRSGGEVNPESFTHGTSQQRQEAFLAGYRSGEMAQCDTLGRGAYR; via the coding sequence ATGACATTCCGAGGTGACCTCACCCGCAGCACCGACCGCGTGTCCACGTCCTCGGGAGGCGGGCGCCGCGGCGGCATCGCTGTCGGCGGCGGGCTCGGCGGGCTCGTCCTCGTCGGGCTTTTCCTTCTGCTCGGCGGCGACCCCACCGATCTTAGTCTTGGCGGGGACCCAGGCCAGGCCGGCCCGGGGCAGGCCCAGGAGTCCTACACCCTCGATCACTGCCAGACGGGCGCGGACGCCAACACGCACGACGACTGCCGGGTGCTCTACACCGCGCACTCGGTCGATGCGGTCTGGGAGAAGATCCTACCCCAACAGGCCGGCATCGACTATCAGCTGCCTGGGGTGGAAATTTTCCGGGATACGGTGCAGACCCGGTGCGGTTTTGCCAGCGCCCAGACCGGGCCGTTTTACTGCCCCGCCGATTCGTCGCTCTATCTGGACGTCTCCTTCTTCGAGCAGCTGGGCCGGCTCGGCGGCACGAACGCGCCGCTCGCCCAGGAATACATCGTGGCCCACGAGTTCGGCCACCACATTCAACACTTAGAGGGCACTCTCGGGCTGTCTGATTACAACGACCCCGGCGCGCAGTCGAACGCGGTGAAGATCGAGCTGCAGGCGGACTGCTACGGGGGCATCTGGGCCCACTATGCCGACGCCGAAAACGGCGGCGACCTGGAGCCGATCTCGCCGGAGCAGCTGGCCAGCGCCGTGGATACGGCCGGGGCCGTCGGCGACGATAATATCCAGCGCCGCTCCGGCGGCGAGGTCAACCCAGAAAGCTTTACCCACGGCACGTCGCAGCAGCGCCAAGAGGCGTTTTTGGCCGGCTATCGCTCGGGCGAGATGGCCCAGTGCGACACGCTGGGCCGCGGGGCCTACCGCTAA
- the aspS gene encoding aspartate--tRNA ligase: MLRTHLAGELRTDHAGQTITLCGWVARRRDHGGVIFIDLRDRSGLAQVVFRESEVAERAHQLRSEYCIKVTGVVEKRPEGSENPNLPSGGIELNVSDLEILSESAPLPFQIDDPSSSGEVGEETRLKYRYLDLRRHDQHEALRLRSAVNRAARAVLDSHDFTEIETPTLTRSTPEGARDFLVPARLKPGNWYALPQSPQMFKQLLMVAGMERYYQIARCYRDEDFRADRQPEFTQLDVEMSFVGQDDIIALAEEIIVALWKLIGYEVKTPIPRMTYAEAMKKYGSDKPDLRFDIEITECTEFFKDTTFRVFQNEYVGAVVMQGGASQPRRQLDAWQDWARQRGAKGLAYILVGEDGELSGPVAKNITDAERAGIAEHVGAQPGDCIFFAAGDTKSSRALLGAARGAIAEKLGLIKEGDWAFTWVVDAPMFEPSADATASGDVALGHSAWTAVHHAFTSPKLEYLDTFDKDPGSALAYAYDIVCNGNEIGGGSIRIHRKDVQKRAFAVMGISDEEAQEKFGFLLDAFAFGAPPHGGIAFGWDRIVSLLGGFDSIRDVIAFPKSGGGVDPLTDAPAPITAQQRKESGVDAKPKKRQPDSAADAKH, from the coding sequence GTGCTGCGCACTCATCTCGCGGGGGAACTCCGCACCGACCATGCCGGCCAGACGATCACCCTCTGTGGTTGGGTGGCGCGGCGCCGCGACCACGGCGGGGTGATCTTTATTGACTTGCGCGACCGCAGCGGGCTCGCCCAGGTGGTCTTCCGCGAATCCGAGGTCGCCGAGCGGGCTCACCAGCTGCGCAGCGAATACTGCATCAAGGTCACTGGCGTGGTGGAAAAGCGCCCGGAGGGCTCGGAAAACCCCAACTTGCCGTCCGGCGGAATCGAGCTGAACGTCTCTGACCTGGAGATCTTGAGCGAGTCGGCCCCGCTGCCCTTCCAGATCGACGATCCCTCGTCGTCTGGCGAGGTGGGCGAGGAGACCCGGCTGAAGTACCGCTACCTGGACCTGCGCCGCCACGATCAGCACGAGGCGCTGCGGCTGCGCTCCGCGGTGAACCGTGCCGCGCGCGCCGTGCTCGACTCCCACGACTTCACCGAGATCGAGACTCCGACCTTGACGCGCTCCACCCCGGAGGGCGCGCGCGACTTCTTGGTGCCGGCGCGCCTCAAGCCAGGCAACTGGTACGCCCTGCCCCAGTCCCCGCAGATGTTCAAGCAGCTGCTCATGGTCGCCGGCATGGAGCGCTACTACCAGATCGCCCGCTGCTACCGCGACGAGGACTTCCGCGCCGACCGGCAGCCGGAGTTCACGCAGCTCGACGTAGAAATGAGCTTTGTCGGCCAGGACGACATCATCGCCCTGGCCGAGGAGATCATCGTCGCGCTGTGGAAGCTGATCGGCTACGAGGTCAAGACCCCGATTCCGCGGATGACCTACGCCGAGGCGATGAAGAAGTACGGCTCGGACAAACCGGACCTACGCTTCGATATTGAAATCACCGAGTGCACCGAGTTCTTCAAGGATACGACCTTCCGCGTCTTCCAGAACGAATACGTCGGCGCCGTCGTCATGCAGGGCGGGGCCAGCCAACCGCGCCGCCAGCTCGATGCCTGGCAGGACTGGGCGCGCCAGCGCGGGGCGAAGGGACTGGCCTACATCCTGGTGGGCGAGGACGGCGAGCTGAGCGGCCCCGTGGCCAAGAACATTACCGACGCCGAGCGCGCCGGGATCGCCGAGCACGTCGGCGCCCAGCCGGGGGATTGCATCTTCTTCGCCGCCGGCGACACCAAGTCCTCGCGAGCCCTGTTGGGCGCGGCCCGCGGGGCGATCGCGGAGAAGCTGGGCCTGATTAAAGAGGGCGACTGGGCGTTTACCTGGGTGGTGGACGCGCCCATGTTTGAGCCGTCCGCAGACGCGACCGCCTCGGGCGACGTCGCGCTGGGCCACTCGGCCTGGACCGCGGTGCACCACGCTTTCACCTCGCCCAAGCTGGAGTACCTGGACACCTTTGATAAGGACCCGGGCTCTGCGCTGGCCTACGCGTATGACATCGTGTGCAACGGTAACGAGATCGGCGGCGGATCGATCCGTATCCACCGCAAGGATGTGCAGAAGCGCGCCTTCGCCGTGATGGGCATCAGCGACGAAGAAGCCCAGGAGAAGTTCGGCTTCCTGCTCGACGCCTTCGCCTTCGGCGCCCCGCCGCACGGCGGTATTGCGTTCGGCTGGGACCGCATCGTCAGCCTCCTGGGCGGGTTCGATTCGATCCGCGACGTCATTGCGTTCCCCAAGTCCGGCGGCGGCGTTGATCCGCTGACCGACGCCCCGGCGCCGATCACCGCGCAGCAGCGCAAGGAGTCCGGGGTGGACGCCAAGCCGAAGAAGCGGCAGCCGGATTCAGCTGCCGACGCCAAGCACTAA
- a CDS encoding protein kinase family protein has protein sequence MPTVEQICALAEQQLSDRFGGTQKITGCAQLAGSGHAVVVRAKLAASPFLPNRSVVVKYIPVTDDELDDAALVREIVAYQFTTSLPEDARPGPVLLAYDIPERTIVISDSGDGDTFAELLQTSDNERRVTILRALGHALGRMHAATAKREQDFETLRLRLARRYPDAASINRFRTNAQRLSIDQGVELIESCGVHVPEAIRALGSQAQKLVTAGHRAFTPMDLSPDNIIVAERTQFLDYEWAAFRDVSFDLGSVIAGFPGFLSARPISDEEVDVFVEAWSREVERIWPNVNDEQALNTRIITALVGLALGEVTTLHLGSSHNVVHAVAHAHNDDSVALVEDEVTPVERLLAPAQTPGLTGADRVLRRDLFETFEALARFAARAATTRAADPQLQVVTGFATELAARLDDGFITDGQAQP, from the coding sequence GTGCCCACAGTCGAGCAAATCTGCGCTCTGGCCGAGCAACAGCTCTCGGATCGCTTCGGGGGTACCCAGAAGATCACCGGGTGCGCCCAACTAGCCGGATCCGGGCACGCTGTGGTGGTGCGCGCGAAGCTCGCGGCCTCGCCGTTTTTACCCAACCGCAGCGTGGTGGTCAAGTACATCCCGGTCACCGACGACGAGCTCGACGATGCGGCGCTGGTGCGCGAGATCGTGGCCTACCAGTTCACCACCTCGCTGCCCGAGGACGCGCGCCCGGGCCCGGTGCTCTTGGCGTATGACATCCCGGAACGCACCATCGTCATCTCGGACTCCGGGGACGGCGACACGTTCGCGGAGCTGCTCCAGACCTCGGACAACGAGCGTCGGGTGACCATCCTGCGGGCCCTCGGCCATGCTTTGGGGCGGATGCACGCGGCCACGGCGAAACGCGAGCAAGACTTTGAGACGCTGCGGCTGCGGCTGGCGCGGCGTTATCCCGATGCGGCGTCGATCAATCGGTTCCGCACGAACGCGCAGCGGCTGAGCATCGACCAGGGAGTGGAGCTGATCGAGTCCTGCGGGGTGCACGTCCCGGAGGCGATCCGAGCCCTCGGCAGCCAGGCACAGAAGCTCGTCACCGCGGGGCACAGGGCCTTCACGCCTATGGACCTTTCCCCGGACAACATCATCGTGGCCGAGCGCACGCAGTTCCTCGACTACGAGTGGGCCGCGTTCCGCGACGTCAGCTTCGATTTGGGGTCCGTGATCGCCGGGTTCCCGGGGTTCTTAAGTGCCCGGCCCATCTCCGACGAAGAAGTGGACGTCTTTGTCGAGGCGTGGTCGCGCGAGGTCGAACGGATCTGGCCGAACGTGAACGACGAGCAGGCGCTCAACACCCGGATCATCACTGCGCTGGTGGGCCTCGCCCTCGGTGAAGTCACCACCTTGCACCTGGGCAGCTCGCACAACGTCGTGCACGCGGTGGCCCACGCCCACAACGACGACTCGGTGGCGCTCGTCGAAGACGAGGTCACCCCCGTCGAACGGCTGTTGGCCCCCGCGCAGACCCCAGGGCTCACCGGGGCCGATCGGGTGCTGCGCCGGGATCTGTTCGAGACCTTCGAGGCGCTCGCCCGGTTCGCCGCGCGCGCGGCCACCACCCGGGCCGCCGACCCGCAGCTGCAGGTGGTCACCGGTTTTGCCACGGAGCTGGCCGCCCGGCTCGACGACGGCTTCATCACCGACGGGCAAGCCCAACCGTAA
- a CDS encoding replication-associated recombination protein A gives MAQDALFSTPGDPLPAAGDTGRSSGGTEYFSVPPSAPLAARMRPRNLDEVVGQRHVLGPGTPLRRLISGEGDSSVILFGPPGTGKTTIASLISTTTGREFVALSALNSGVKEIRQVIDRARRELIAGRRTVFFIDEVHRFSRTQQDALLAAVENRTVLLVAATTENPSFSVVSPLLSRSLLVQLQPLETEDLTVVIRRAVTDDRGLGGRIQIADEAVAQLARLASGDARRALTYLEAAAEAVEDGNTLDTATIEANVDRAVVRYDRDGDQHFDVTSAFIKSIRGSDVDAALHYLARMIEGGEDPRFIARRLMVHASEDIGMADPTALSVAAAAAEVVQKVGLPEGRLALAQATIHLATAPKSNAVIAAIDAALADVRAGKAGPVPPHLRDGHYSGAKALGNAVGYRYPHDDPQGIVAQQYLPDDLVGSEYYRPSDHGAESRVRTYLGRLRRILRGG, from the coding sequence ATGGCACAGGACGCGCTGTTTTCCACCCCGGGCGATCCCTTGCCCGCGGCGGGCGACACAGGGCGCTCGAGCGGTGGCACAGAGTACTTCTCGGTACCCCCATCCGCACCCTTGGCCGCGAGGATGCGACCGCGCAACCTCGACGAGGTCGTCGGCCAGCGCCATGTTCTGGGCCCGGGGACCCCGCTGCGCCGCCTGATCAGCGGTGAAGGAGACTCCTCGGTCATCCTCTTCGGCCCGCCCGGCACCGGCAAGACCACGATCGCCTCGCTGATTAGCACCACCACCGGACGGGAATTCGTAGCCTTATCCGCGCTCAACTCCGGGGTCAAGGAGATCCGGCAGGTGATCGACCGGGCCCGGCGCGAGCTCATCGCGGGCCGGCGCACCGTGTTCTTTATCGATGAGGTCCACCGATTCTCGCGCACCCAACAGGATGCCCTGTTGGCCGCGGTGGAAAACCGAACGGTCCTGCTGGTCGCCGCCACCACTGAGAACCCGTCGTTTTCGGTGGTCTCCCCGCTGCTGTCCCGGTCGCTGCTGGTGCAGCTGCAGCCCCTGGAGACCGAGGATCTGACCGTGGTGATTCGGCGCGCGGTGACCGACGACCGCGGGCTGGGCGGGCGTATCCAGATCGCCGATGAGGCGGTGGCCCAGCTGGCGCGCCTGGCCTCCGGCGACGCCCGCCGCGCGCTGACCTACCTCGAGGCTGCCGCCGAGGCCGTCGAGGACGGGAATACGCTGGATACCGCCACTATCGAGGCGAACGTAGACCGCGCCGTGGTGCGCTACGACCGCGATGGCGACCAACACTTCGACGTCACCAGCGCCTTTATCAAGTCCATCCGCGGCTCAGACGTGGACGCGGCGCTGCACTACCTCGCCCGGATGATCGAGGGCGGCGAAGACCCGCGGTTTATCGCCCGCAGGCTGATGGTGCACGCCAGCGAGGACATCGGCATGGCAGACCCAACGGCGCTTTCCGTTGCCGCGGCCGCCGCCGAGGTAGTGCAGAAGGTAGGGCTGCCCGAGGGACGGCTGGCCCTGGCGCAGGCCACGATCCACCTCGCTACGGCCCCCAAGTCGAACGCGGTGATCGCGGCGATCGACGCCGCGCTGGCTGATGTGCGCGCCGGGAAGGCCGGGCCCGTGCCGCCGCATTTGCGCGACGGCCACTATTCCGGGGCCAAGGCTCTGGGCAACGCTGTGGGCTACCGCTACCCGCACGACGACCCCCAGGGCATCGTCGCCCAGCAATACCTGCCCGATGACCTCGTCGGCAGCGAGTACTACCGGCCGAGCGACCACGGGGCCGAAAGCCGGGTGCGCACCTACCTCGGACGGCTGCGCCGGATTCTGCGCGGCGGCTAG